In Juglans microcarpa x Juglans regia isolate MS1-56 chromosome 4S, Jm3101_v1.0, whole genome shotgun sequence, a single window of DNA contains:
- the LOC121263402 gene encoding uncharacterized protein LOC121263402 produces the protein MGEVVLFVDALKSKYAISYCRICHEEEVESCKSLEAPCSCSGTVKFAHRDCIQRWCNEKGNTTCEICLQEYKPGYTAPSKKSQLIDAAVTIRDSLQIPRREQEVMIPRLVTGSEYLQCTPAADRSASCCRSLALTFTVILLVRHLFAVLSGGAEDYPFTLLTVLILRASGIILPMLILMRTITAIQNSIRKQYEDSDDDTSNLDGDNEEDEQQQQDAV, from the exons atgggaGAAGTTGTGTTGTTTGTGGATGCTTTGAAATCAAAGTATGCAATTTCATACTGTAGAATTTGCCATGAAGAAGAAGTAGAGAGCTGTAAGAGCTTGGAAGCTCCCTGTTCTTGTTCAGGAACTGTTAAG tttgcACACAGAGATTGCATACAGAGGTGGTGCAACGAGAAGGGGAACACAACCTGTGAAATATGTCTCCAG GAATATAAACCAGGATACACTGCACCTTCAAAGAAGTCTCAGTTGATTGATGCAGCAGTCACCATTAG AGATAGCCTACAAATTCCAAGAAGAGAGCAAGAGGTGATGATTCCAAGATTGGTGACCGGAAGTGAGTACTTGCAGTGCACTCCTGCTGCAGATAGAAGTGCATCTTGCTGTCGATCATTGGCCCTGACT TTTACAGTAATCCTGCTTGTGAGACATTTGTTTGCTGTGCTTAGTGGTGGAGCAGAAGATTACCCCTTCACACTTCTTACT GTACTTATTTTAAGGGCTAGTGGAATTATCCTTCCTATGTTGATATTGATGAGAACAATTACAGCAATTCAAAATAGCATCCGGAAACAATATGAG GATTCTGATGATGATACCTCAAATCTGGATGGAgacaatgaagaagatgaacagCAGCAGCAGGATGCAGTCTAA